The sequence TATAGAAAATCGGCGCTTCTTGCCTATGAAACCCTGCCGCGATCGCCGCTTGAGGAGATCGAAAAGCTAGAGCAACTGCGTTTTCTGCAGGCGGGTTACGCGATCTACGCCGCCAAAGCCAAAGCGCCGTTAATCGCGATCGATACGCCCGCCGATCTTAAACGCGCCGAAAATTACCTTAGCGGCAGAAGCCTATCCGCGCCCAGTCTCGCCGAAATCAAGCTGCTACTAACCGACATTGACGGCGTTTTAAGCCCGCCGACGCTGTTTTTTGACGAAAACGGCGAGCGCCTGAAAGCCTTTAACGTGCGCGACGGGCTTGGCGTGGAGATCGCGCTCAAACTCGGATTAAAAATCGGCGTAGTAACGGGGCGCGATTCGCCCGCGCTTCGCAAACGGCTTGAAATTCTCAAGATCGAAACCGCGCTTTTTGGCGTTAAAGACAAAGGCGCGGCGTGTCGCGAAATTATGGCGAAGACGGGCGTTAGCGCGGATGAAACGCTTTTTGTCGGCGACGATTCGCCCGATCTCGCCGCGTTTGAAGCCTGCGGTTTAAGCTGCGCCGTAGCCGACGCGCCCGATTATATTAGGGCTCAAGCGAGTTTTGCGCTCAAACATAAAGGCGGGCGCGGCGCAATCCGCGAAGTCGTGGAGATGATTTTAGAGGCGCAAGGCAAACTTGACGCGCTAAAAGAGGCGCGAGCCTATATGCGACTTGCGAAAACATAAATCTTTCGCCGCGATAGCGTAAAGGGGCGACTAAAACTTAAAAACAGAAAGAGACCATTTGCGGTATGCGTTTATCGGCTTTTAGCCGCGAAAATAACTTAACGCTCTGAAAAAACCGATAAAACATAGTCCGCGGCGACAACGACCAAACGAATAACCTGCAAGGCGCTTCAGTTCGCGCGCTCGCAAATAGCGCGATTTTATCGCTCGTCGATAACCTTTTAGTTTAATTTTTCAACCACAAATCCAAACAGCCTCGTCAAGCGTTTATAATAAAACGCGGCTTGTTATAAGCGCTCAAGCGCAAAAAGCGCCGAACCAACCCGATAGGCGGGTATTCGCGCTTTTGTCGTTTTCGCTTTTCCGTCATTCTCGCGCGGAGCAAGCGTGATCGCTTCATAATCGAAGGCGGGTATCCATCTTTTTAATGATCGTTGTTATGGATTACCGCAATCCTGCGCCCTTTGCGCTCCTACCCGCGCGGGCGCTTCGCGGCAATGACAGGGGGCGCGGGTATGACGGTAAAATTGAACGGCAATCTAACGAAAATTGCGCGTATATGGATTCCCGCTTGCGCGGGAATGACAAAAACGTAAGTTTTTAGTAAAGCGCTGGAATGTCAACTATTCCCCTCATACCCGCGAAGGCGGGAATCCATCTTTTTGATGATCGTTGTTGTGGATTCCCGCTTGCGCGGGAATGACGAGAATGTAGATTCCCGCCTACGCTGGTATAACGACAAGATTAAATTGCGATCTGGCGAAATTGCGCGAGATGGATACCCGCTTGCGCGGAAATGGCGGGGGACGTAAGAAACGACAAGGCGCGAGAGTTTATTTCTCCCGCCGCATCCCTTTGCGTCATATTTTATTTGCGCCCCTCTTATGGATAGTTTATATTTGAGTCGAGATCGCGATATTCGCCGCTTTTTGCGCGCGTCTTACTCAAAATCCGCGATCGTTATTTGGTAGCGATTTATTCGCCTATTCAAATTCGCGCATAAATAGCCGAAACATAACTTCGACAAATCTAACGCGCGTTTAGCGTTCGCGGCAAATACTTGCGTCGCCGTTAAGCGCGTCAAGCATGCGTAGCGCCTGAACGTGTTCAAAAACGTCGTGGCAACGGACGATCGTCGCGCCGTATTCCACCGCTTTAAGGTGCAACGCGATCGTGCCGCCAAGTCTATCGCCAACGGCGGCGGGCGATATTGCGTCTATTAGCGATTTGCGAGAAGCGCCGATAAGCAGCTCGTATCCAAAACGCAAAAAGTGAGACTGAGCGGATATTAGTTTAAGATTGTCGCTTAGATTTTTCCCAAAACCAATACCCGCGTCCAAAATAAGCCGTTTCGCGCCCGCTTCGATCGCCGCCTCCACGCGCTTTGCAAAGAAGCGGTCGATTGTTTCTACAACGTCGTCGTATCGCGGATCGTTTTGCATCGTTTTTGGATCGTCCTTCATGTGCATAATGCAAAGCCTAGCGTCGTATTCGGCGGCAAGTTTCAAAACGCGCTCGTCTTTGCCTCCAGTAATATCGTTGATCAATCCAAAGCCGCGATCAAGCGCGTATTTGATCGGCAAAGGCTCGTAACTATCGAGGCTTAAAATCGTCTTTTCGTGGATTTTCGCGGCGTATAGCGCGTCTATCGCCGGTTTTAGCCGCGCCAGCTCCGCTTGCGGTTCGATCGGCGCGCTCCCCGGTCGCGAGCTAATCGCGCCTATATCGATATACGCCGCTCCGTCGGCTATCATTTTTTCGGCTTTCGCAAGCGCGTCGTTAGGGTTTGTCCTGCTTGCGGGATTGAAGCTATCGTCGTTGACGTTGATAACGCCCATAACGGCGGCTTTGTTATCGTTTGTTTTGAGAAACGTTTGCAACTCTTGAGCTATTTGCCTCAAACCAAACGGTTGCGTTTTCTCCTTATCGATCAGCTTTTTTAGCTGCGAAGCCGTAGCGAGCAACAGCGCGTCGGTATGCGCGGCTTCGCACGAGGGCGTATAGCGGCTTACGGCGAGTTCCGCGCCGATCGCGAGCGCGTCTTGTTTTAGAATATTCGCCGCGCCGCAAGGCAGGTTTTTGATAAAAAACCTATCGACTCGCGCCTTATTCAGCATTAACTCCGCGCCTCTTTTATCGCAACCGATCGTCTCTAAAATAGGCGCGATATTTATATCAAACGGAAGTTTTTGCGTCATCTTCGCACTCTAGTAGCAGTAGCAAAATCGGCAGGATTGCGTTGATCGCGTTAGAGTTAAGCGCCGTCATCTTGAATCCGCGCTCAAACGCTTTAAGCGTTCTTTTTCGTAGCGGCGCTCTCTTTACTTTAAGCGCGGCGAAACGGTTAAAAGCCGCCTCTATAAACCGCTTGGCGCGATCGCGCTCCAATCTGCCGTTATCTTTGATAAACTCGTAAACCGCTCTTAGATCGAGCTTCGCAAAGTCGATCAGGCGTTCGCTTGGCGCTTTGGGCGCGGCGATCGCATATAATGGCAGACGCGATCGGACGGTGGGCAAAAAGACTGATTTTTGCGTCGCTAAAAGATAGATCGTTATATTGCGCGGCGGCTCTTCAAGCAGTTTTAAAAGCGCGTTTTGCGCGCTCGCGTTGTAACCGATCGCGCAGGCGATTAAAAATTTCTCGCGATCGCTTGAAATGTAAGCCGCGCCGATCAGCTCTCTAGCCTCCGCGACGGAAAACTCCTCTTTTTGAGCCTCGAAAACTACTCGCGGCGCGTCGCCTATTTGCGACAAAACGCGCTTCAGCCCCGTCTCTTTATCGGCGCAAACCCATAGCGCGCCCATCGTTTAGAGATTTACCTCGCCAAACATTACGGCGTTGATCGTTTTATCAAACAGTATCGCTAACTGCATTAGTTTTATATCGATTAGGCGATCCGCCGAACGCATAAAAAAGCCGTTTGGCGCCTCCTCGTCCATTAGCCATAGGAAGCTGTCGTCGCTTTTTTTGGGCGCGCGCGCGCGCGCGTCGTCGCCGCGTCCGATATACCAATAGATAAATCGATCTCCAAAGGCGATAGAGAGCATATTCTGCACGAGATCGATCTCGTTTGGATTTGCGCGATCAATGTGCGGCAAAATATCGCGCGCGTTAAAGATCGGAAGCAAAGGTCGCTTTTTTTCGCTGCCGTTTAGCGTCGTCGTGAGATATTCGGCGAACCACTCGCGGTTGCGATCGGTTATGATAACAAACGAAACGCCGCGCATTAGACGAGTCATAGCCGAGTGCGCCGCCGGCACCCAGTCAAAACGCCTTTCCTCCATCCACGTCATCATTGGGCTGTCGGCGCGAATGGCGCTTAGCGTCCAGTTGCTGAGCTGTTCCACAAGGATTATTTATCCAACTCGTAGGCGGCGTGGAGAATTCTTACGGCAAGTTCGCCGTATTTTCTCGCGATCACGACGCTAATTTTTATTTCGCTCGTGCTGATCATTAAAATGTTGATATTTTCTTTGGCAAGCGCGCTAAACATTCTCGCCGCCACGCCGCTATGCGATTTCATGCCAACCCCGACTATGCTTACCTTGCAAACCTGATCGTCAAACTCCTGTCTGCCCAGCGCGCCTCCAAAACCGCTAAGGGCGCGTTTAGTCTGCTCTAACTCCGTGGAGGGGATCGTAAAGTCAAGATCGGTTTTGCCGTCTTGTCCGATCGTTTGGACGATCATATCCACGTTGATCGCCCCGTTTGCCAACGCGCCGAATATCTCCGCGGCTATGCCGGGGCGATCGTCAACGCCGATCAGACTCGCTCTGGCTTGATTTTTGTCCAGCGCTATGCCGCTTACAATCGGTTTTTCCATGCACTCTTCCTCGTTTGTAATCAATGTTCCCTCATTGTCGTTAAAACTGCTTCTGGTCACCAGCTTTACGCCAAGTTTTTTAGCTAATTCGACCGATCTGTTCTGCAATACTTTCGCGCCCAAGCTGGCAAGCTCTAGCATCTCGTCGTAGCTTATGCGAGTTAGCTTTTTGGCTTTGTCCTCCACGCGCGGGTCTGTGGTGTAAACTCCATCGACGTCGGTGTATATCTCGCACAGATCGGCTTTAATCGCGCCCGCGATCGCCACCGCCGTCAGGTCTGATCCGCCGCGTCCTAGCGTTGTAACCTCTCCGTTGCGAGTCGCGCCCTGAAAGCCCGCGATAACGACGATTTTGCCTTCGTTTACGCGCTTTAATACCGGCGCGTTCGATATTTCCTCGATTCTGGCTTTGGTGTGCGTATCGTCGGTAACGATTCCTGCTTGCCTGCCGCTTAGCGCGATCGCCTCTACCCCAAGCTCGTTTAACGCCATCGCCGTCAACGCGCAGGCGACGCGCTCGCCGCTAGAAAGGAGCAGGTCCATCGCCTTCGCGGGCGGCGCTTTGCTAATTTGCAAAGCCATATCGATTAGATTGTTTGTTTCGCCGCTCATAGCCGAAACGACCACGACGACTTGAGCGCCCCCGTCGGCGGCGCGTTTAACGCGCTCCGCCACAGCCTTTATTCGCTCTATGGAGCCAACGCTTGTCCCGCCGTATTTTTGAACGATCAGCATTATAGATATCCGCTTTTTTTGAAGTGCGCCAGCACTCTTTTATATATCGGGCGCTTGAAAAACGAAACCTTTTTTAGCGCCTCGTTCATAGGGACGAACTTAAAGCGCGTAAATTCCGGCGATTTCGTGTCTAGATTGATCTCGGCGCTGTTTTTTAGCCGCACCAAGAAGTATTTTTGCTTTTGCCCGTCGTAGGGATACATTTTGTCGGCGACGGACATGGGGAAGTCGTAACTGATCCAATCGGGATGTTCGGCTATAATCTCCACCTCGTTTGTGCCAATCTCCTCGTTCAGTTCGCGAAACAGCGCGGTTCGCGCGTCCTCGTTTTTGTCTATGCCGCCTTGCGGAAACTGCCAAGCTCCTTTTACGTCGCTTCGTTCGGCTATAAACAGTTCGCACATATTGGGATATTGGCTAGAGAGGATTACGGCGGCGACGTTCGGGCGATAGTTCTTTTTCACGCGTCTTCCTAGTATTTTGCGGTATTTTGGCGCTTATCCGTCAATGGGCGATAAAATTACGGAATTATAACGCCGCGCTCATTAGGGAAGGAACGTTTGTCTTGATTTACGCGCACATTCCGTTTTGTCGGTCAAAATGTCCGTATTGCGGATTTAATTCGTTTGCGGTCTTAAACCCGCCGCAAAAAGCCTACGTCGCGGCGCTTATTCGGCAGTTTGAAGCCGATCTTGAGCTATGCGGTTGCGATCGATTCGACTCGCTTTACGTCGGCGGAGGGACTCCGTCGATATTCGCGGCGGTAAGCTACGAGCCGTTTTTCGCAAAAATCTCGCCTTTTTTGCGCGGCGACGCGGAGATTACGATCGAGGCAAATCCAAGTTCGCTTACGCTAGATTGGGCTAAAACTATGCGAAGTTACGGCGTTAATCGCGTCAGTATCGGCGTTCAGAGCTTCAACGATCGCAAACTGAAATTTTTGGGGCGCGATCATAATGCGGCGCAAGCGAGAGGCGCGGTTGAGAACGCGCGTAAAGCGGGTTTCGAGCAAATTAGCGTCGATTTTATCTACGGCGCCGCGATCGATACGAGAGCCTTGCTGCTAGACGATCTTAAAGCGGCGAAAAGTTTCGGCGCGACGCACGTTAGCGCCTATTGCTTGACGATCGAGGAAAACGCGCCGTTTTTCGCAAAACCGGAGTTTGCGTCGAACGATAGCGAACTAGAACGCGAGTTTTCGCGGGCGATCGAGGCGGCGGGTTATCCGCGCTACGAGGTTTCAAACTACGGCAAAACGATCTCGCGCCACAATCTAGGCTATTGGGAGGGGCGCGGCTATTTGGGACTCGGCGCGGGCGCGGTCGGTTTTATCGATCGCGGCGAAAGCGCGTTTAGATACTCTCCGCGTAGAGCGCCGCAAGGCTACATAGACGATCCGCTTGACAAAACGACGGAGATTATCGATCGCGCCGCTTTGAACGACGAGCGGCTTATGTTGGGGCTGAGGTGTTTCACGGGCTTCGAGGCGGGCGTTTTAAGTCAAAAAGAGACGCAAAAAGCGGAGTTTCTAGTCGATCGGTCGCTGCTAAACAGAGGAGAAAATCGTTACCGCAACGCGGATTTTTGGCTCTCCGACGAGATATGGCTGTATATTAAAAGCTAAAACTTAGTATTCTTTCTGCAAGGGACTTGTTATGGGAATCTTAGATCAAGCGCACAAAGATTTTAAATACGAAATCATAGACGAGTTTATCAACCACTTCGAGGTGATGAAAGACGCGATGCAGCCGGCGATACTCGCGCTGGAAAACCCGATCGAGTACTCATATCGCTTAGACGAGCTGTTTAGGATATTTCACAACCTTAAATCGGCGTGCGGATATTTGAAGTTCGAGGCGATGCTCCGCCTTTCGGATTTTGTGGAAAGCGCGTTAGACAAGGCGAAGGCAAGTCGGGGACCCGCCTCTTCGGAGTATGTGGATTGGTTGCTCAAAGTAAGCGATCAATACGCGATCTGGTTTATCGATCTGGTCAATAACCGCGATCGTTTTACGCCGATCGCGCACGCGGACCTTTTCGACACTCCGCATCTATTGGACAAACCAAATCCTTCTAGCCGATAGCGTTCGCCGCCGCGAGCTTGCTTGAACGCGCGCCGATCGCTAGAGAGATTTGCGCCGTCCCTTTGATCGGCGAGCGGCGGTCGGTTTTTATAGCGTTAGCCGACGACGCGCAAAATAGATCGGCAAGCGGGCGTTGGCTAAAATGCCGCGTTAATTTACGCGCCGCAATACGGCGCGAACAGAGGTTTTAGCAGATGTCGCGGGATATTGAATCGCTATTAAAAGCGCATAAAATTTCAAACGAAGAGTATGAGCGGATAAATCGTATTTTGGGGCGCGAGCCCAATTTGACGGAGCTAGGCGTTATAGGCGCCATGTGGAGCGAACATTGTAGTTATAAATCAAGCAAGAAATATCTTCGCGGCTTTCCTAGCGAAGCCGAATGGGTCGTTCAGGGACCGGGCGAAAACGCGGGCGCGATCGATATTGGCGGCGGCTACGCGGCGGTTTTCAAAATGGAGAGCCACAATCATCCGAGTTTTATCGAGCCGTATCAGGGCGCGGCGACCGGCGTGGGCGGGATTTTGCGCGATATTTTCACGATGGGCGCGCGCCCGATCGCGAACCTAAATTCGCTTCGCTTTGGCGATATAACCAACGACGACGCGATAGGCAAACTACATCGCCGCTTGTTGCGCGGAGTGTCGGCGGGCATAAGCGGATACGGAAACTGCATAGGCGTGGCGATGTTAGGCGGCGAAACGACCTTTGACGAGAGCTATAATGGAAACATACTAGTCAACGCCTTCACGCTTGGCATAGTCAGAAAAGATCGCCTTTTTTACGGGCGATCCGAGGGGATCGGCAATCCGGTTATATACGTCGGCAGTAAAACGGGGCGCGACGGGCTTGGCGGCGCGGTGATGGCTTCGGACAGCTTCGCCGACGAGAGCAAATCGAAGCGCCCGACGGTGCAGGTGGGCGATCCGTTTACCGAAAAGCTGCTGATGGAAGCGTGCTTGGAGCTATTTGAAACCGATCATATCGTGGGTATTCAGGATATGGGCGCGGCGGGTTTGACAAGCTCTAGTTTTGAAATGGCTTCGCGCGGCGGCGGCGGAATGCGGCTCTATCTCGATAGGGTTCCTATGCGCGAAACGGGAATGACCCCGTATGAACTGATGTTATCCGAGTCGCAGGAGCGAATGCTAATCTGCGCTAAAAAAGGGCGCGAAGAGGAGGTTATTAAACTTTTCGCTAAATACGAGCTTGACGCGGCGGTAATCGGCGAGGTTACGGATACGGGACGAATGGAGCTGTATTGGGAGGGCGCTATTGCGGGCGATCTGCCCGTGGCGATCGCCGACGAGTTTGCGCCGATTTTAGACCGTCCGACCAAGCGTCCCGCGTATTTAGACGAGATCGCCAACTTTGACGATACGGAAGAGGCGAGTTTTCCCTCCTCTACCGACGCGCTCAAGACTCTGCTAAGCCACCCCGAAGTAGCCGACAAGCGGTTTATCTACGAGCAATACGACTCCACGATCGGCGCCGCCTCGATTACTAAAATCGGCGAGAGCGACGCTGGATTGGCGTATATTTATGAAAACGACAAAGCGATCGCTCTAAGCGTCGATTGTAACCCGCGCTTTTGCTATATCGATCCTAAAGTCGGCGCGGCGGCGGCGGTCGCCGAAGCGGGGCGCAACGTGGCGATGAGCGGCGCCGCTCCCCTTGCGATCACCGACTGCCTTAACTTCGGCAATCCGGAAAATCCCGAAGTGATGTGGCAGTTCAAAGAGGCGTGCGAAGGGATAAAAGAGGCGTGCCTCAAACTCAAAACGCCCGTCGTTAGCGGCAACGTGTCGCTCTACAACGAAAGTGGCGGCAAGAGCGTTTTTCCAACGCCCGCGATAGCGACCGTAGGCTTGCTAGACGATCCAAAAAAGGCGCTAACTATGCCGTTTAAGAGAGTCGGCAGTCTTGTATATCTGCTTGGCGAAACGCGCGGCGAGTTTGGCGGATCGCTATATATGAAAGTTTTCGCCAAAAAAGTAGCCGGCAAAGCGCCTAAGCTCGATCTCGCCGTCGAACGCCTTTTGTGGGATTGCGTTATCAACGCCAACCAACAAGGTTTATTGCTCGCCGCGCACGACGTAAGCGTCGGCGGCATAGCTACGGCGGTCGCTAAAATGGCGCTGCACGGCAAACTTGGCTTTGAAGGCATGGTCGCTCTTGGCGACGAGCGCGATCTCTTTTGCGAGAGTTTTTCGCGCGCGATCGTAGAGGTCGCGCCCGACAAGAAAGAGGCGTTTGAAAGCTTGATCGCGCAATCGGGGCTGAACTACGAGCAGATCGGGAAAGTGACGCAAGCCGATCTGATAATTAACGGCGTAAGCCTCTCTAGTTCCGAAATGAAAGCGCTATATTTCGACTCTTTTGCGGCGATTATGGAGTTAGATAGCTGATCGCGGCGGATCGCCTCTAGCGTCTTTGCGATAGACGCCGATTGGACAAAACGGTCGATTATAATCGCGCCTCGCTTGCTTTATTGAACCTTAAATAACGTTCGGCGCGTTTTTTGCTCCGCCGATCAAACCTTTGCGCGCATAAAAATTTTAGCGTCGTCATTGACGCGCGTAATTTATTTTCTCGCCAATATTTGCTAAATGTCGCCGTAGTTTCCATCAGCGTATTGTTGTTTCCCCTACATACATAATAGACAATCTCGACTAACTTAAACATTACTTAACTCCTTTCGTTAAATTGAGCCCAAAGATGTTTAGCGCTATTATGTCTTCGTCACAGTTTGCATTTAAAGGGAAGAGAGGGATATAGGTATGTTGGTAAAGCATAAATTGTTGATAGTATTGTCGCTCAGCGTAGCGAGCCTAATCATCGTCGCTTCTATAGGCGTAAAGATCGCCTTAGACAATCTTAGCGCTTTGGAGCAAATACAAAACGTCAGGCTACAAAAAGTCATTGAAATGATGGAGTTCGACGTGGACGTTAAGGATTTGGTGCAACGCTCGTATCAGATCGTCAGCGTCTCGCGTTTGAATTACGACACGCAGCTTGATGAGCTGCGAACGCTTAGCTCTATTGTGCGTCAATCGCTTGAACACGCCGATAAAGCGCTTAACAAATACGTATCCATAGAGCCGGTCTCCGGCGGTCTTAAAGGCGATTGGGACAAACTGATCGCCACGTTTACGAGTTGGTCGCTCCAAGATCGCGATATAGCGCAAAAGATCGACGCGGCGCTTAAACGCCCAAGCGAAGCCGCGCTCCAAGCGATATACGCCGAAATTGTGAGCGGCAATCTAAAACGTAGGAATACGACGCAGGACGTGATCGGCTTGATCACGAAGTTTATCGAAGCGAACGAAAAGCTCGCGCACGATTCCGTCGCCGAAGCGACAGAGCAAACCACCTTTATGATGACGGCTCTTGTCGCGGCGACGGCGATCATTATCGGAATTATCATCGCTTTTATTTATTCGCTATACGCGTCGGTGGTTAAACCGATCGGACGCGCTAAGGACGTAGTCGTTCAAGTCGCCGAAGGGCGCGATCTTAAACTGCGAGTTAATTACAGTTCCAAAGACGAGATAGGCGCGATGGTGAGCGCCTTTGATCGCATGATGCAGACGGTGCA comes from Helicobacteraceae bacterium and encodes:
- a CDS encoding HobA family DNA replication regulator, with amino-acid sequence MEQLSNWTLSAIRADSPMMTWMEERRFDWVPAAHSAMTRLMRGVSFVIITDRNREWFAEYLTTTLNGSEKKRPLLPIFNARDILPHIDRANPNEIDLVQNMLSIAFGDRFIYWYIGRGDDARARAPKKSDDSFLWLMDEEAPNGFFMRSADRLIDIKLMQLAILFDKTINAVMFGEVNL
- a CDS encoding RNA pyrophosphohydrolase, coding for MKKNYRPNVAAVILSSQYPNMCELFIAERSDVKGAWQFPQGGIDKNEDARTALFRELNEEIGTNEVEIIAEHPDWISYDFPMSVADKMYPYDGQKQKYFLVRLKNSAEINLDTKSPEFTRFKFVPMNEALKKVSFFKRPIYKRVLAHFKKSGYL
- the purL gene encoding phosphoribosylformylglycinamidine synthase subunit PurL, coding for MSRDIESLLKAHKISNEEYERINRILGREPNLTELGVIGAMWSEHCSYKSSKKYLRGFPSEAEWVVQGPGENAGAIDIGGGYAAVFKMESHNHPSFIEPYQGAATGVGGILRDIFTMGARPIANLNSLRFGDITNDDAIGKLHRRLLRGVSAGISGYGNCIGVAMLGGETTFDESYNGNILVNAFTLGIVRKDRLFYGRSEGIGNPVIYVGSKTGRDGLGGAVMASDSFADESKSKRPTVQVGDPFTEKLLMEACLELFETDHIVGIQDMGAAGLTSSSFEMASRGGGGMRLYLDRVPMRETGMTPYELMLSESQERMLICAKKGREEEVIKLFAKYELDAAVIGEVTDTGRMELYWEGAIAGDLPVAIADEFAPILDRPTKRPAYLDEIANFDDTEEASFPSSTDALKTLLSHPEVADKRFIYEQYDSTIGAASITKIGESDAGLAYIYENDKAIALSVDCNPRFCYIDPKVGAAAAVAEAGRNVAMSGAAPLAITDCLNFGNPENPEVMWQFKEACEGIKEACLKLKTPVVSGNVSLYNESGGKSVFPTPAIATVGLLDDPKKALTMPFKRVGSLVYLLGETRGEFGGSLYMKVFAKKVAGKAPKLDLAVERLLWDCVINANQQGLLLAAHDVSVGGIATAVAKMALHGKLGFEGMVALGDERDLFCESFSRAIVEVAPDKKEAFESLIAQSGLNYEQIGKVTQADLIINGVSLSSSEMKALYFDSFAAIMELDS
- the folP gene encoding dihydropteroate synthase codes for the protein MTQKLPFDINIAPILETIGCDKRGAELMLNKARVDRFFIKNLPCGAANILKQDALAIGAELAVSRYTPSCEAAHTDALLLATASQLKKLIDKEKTQPFGLRQIAQELQTFLKTNDNKAAVMGVINVNDDSFNPASRTNPNDALAKAEKMIADGAAYIDIGAISSRPGSAPIEPQAELARLKPAIDALYAAKIHEKTILSLDSYEPLPIKYALDRGFGLINDITGGKDERVLKLAAEYDARLCIMHMKDDPKTMQNDPRYDDVVETIDRFFAKRVEAAIEAGAKRLILDAGIGFGKNLSDNLKLISAQSHFLRFGYELLIGASRKSLIDAISPAAVGDRLGGTIALHLKAVEYGATIVRCHDVFEHVQALRMLDALNGDASICRER
- the hemW gene encoding radical SAM family heme chaperone HemW; translation: MIYAHIPFCRSKCPYCGFNSFAVLNPPQKAYVAALIRQFEADLELCGCDRFDSLYVGGGTPSIFAAVSYEPFFAKISPFLRGDAEITIEANPSSLTLDWAKTMRSYGVNRVSIGVQSFNDRKLKFLGRDHNAAQARGAVENARKAGFEQISVDFIYGAAIDTRALLLDDLKAAKSFGATHVSAYCLTIEENAPFFAKPEFASNDSELEREFSRAIEAAGYPRYEVSNYGKTISRHNLGYWEGRGYLGLGAGAVGFIDRGESAFRYSPRRAPQGYIDDPLDKTTEIIDRAALNDERLMLGLRCFTGFEAGVLSQKETQKAEFLVDRSLLNRGENRYRNADFWLSDEIWLYIKS
- a CDS encoding aspartate kinase, encoding MLIVQKYGGTSVGSIERIKAVAERVKRAADGGAQVVVVVSAMSGETNNLIDMALQISKAPPAKAMDLLLSSGERVACALTAMALNELGVEAIALSGRQAGIVTDDTHTKARIEEISNAPVLKRVNEGKIVVIAGFQGATRNGEVTTLGRGGSDLTAVAIAGAIKADLCEIYTDVDGVYTTDPRVEDKAKKLTRISYDEMLELASLGAKVLQNRSVELAKKLGVKLVTRSSFNDNEGTLITNEEECMEKPIVSGIALDKNQARASLIGVDDRPGIAAEIFGALANGAINVDMIVQTIGQDGKTDLDFTIPSTELEQTKRALSGFGGALGRQEFDDQVCKVSIVGVGMKSHSGVAARMFSALAKENINILMISTSEIKISVVIARKYGELAVRILHAAYELDK
- the kdsB gene encoding 3-deoxy-manno-octulosonate cytidylyltransferase, whose amino-acid sequence is MKAIIVIPARYGSTRFEGKPLALIGGKPMIALTCAQAKKATLADRTIVATDDERIANAALNAGCEAIMTRADCANGSERLAEVAKKIDADIYVNVQGDEPFIDPSSIDAVIEILARNDKAQIATLYHTIDAIEARNPNAVKVVLDASDRALYFSRAAIPYPREGAKAEYLKHIGLYAYRKSALLAYETLPRSPLEEIEKLEQLRFLQAGYAIYAAKAKAPLIAIDTPADLKRAENYLSGRSLSAPSLAEIKLLLTDIDGVLSPPTLFFDENGERLKAFNVRDGLGVEIALKLGLKIGVVTGRDSPALRKRLEILKIETALFGVKDKGAACREIMAKTGVSADETLFVGDDSPDLAAFEACGLSCAVADAPDYIRAQASFALKHKGGRGAIREVVEMILEAQGKLDALKEARAYMRLAKT
- a CDS encoding methyl-accepting chemotaxis protein is translated as MLVKHKLLIVLSLSVASLIIVASIGVKIALDNLSALEQIQNVRLQKVIEMMEFDVDVKDLVQRSYQIVSVSRLNYDTQLDELRTLSSIVRQSLEHADKALNKYVSIEPVSGGLKGDWDKLIATFTSWSLQDRDIAQKIDAALKRPSEAALQAIYAEIVSGNLKRRNTTQDVIGLITKFIEANEKLAHDSVAEATEQTTFMMTALVAATAIIIGIIIAFIYSLYASVVKPIGRAKDVVVQVAEGRDLKLRVNYSSKDEIGAMVSAFDRMMQTVQDSVVTIRQKVDLVNKEIASFSEAAENVAQGSQAQSYATSSMAAGIEQMSVSVSSVSENANSAQKMAQAAGAGSEQGSRAIEQTADEMRSMVEIVAQTSSVIQALGEESRQISTVVQVIKDVADQTNLLALNAAIEAARAGDQGRGFAVVADEVRKLAERTAKSIDDITA
- a CDS encoding Hpt domain-containing protein; this encodes MGILDQAHKDFKYEIIDEFINHFEVMKDAMQPAILALENPIEYSYRLDELFRIFHNLKSACGYLKFEAMLRLSDFVESALDKAKASRGPASSEYVDWLLKVSDQYAIWFIDLVNNRDRFTPIAHADLFDTPHLLDKPNPSSR